In Plasmodium vinckei vinckei genome assembly, chromosome: PVVCY_13, a single genomic region encodes these proteins:
- a CDS encoding fructose-bisphosphate aldolase, putative: MVACLEYKNTPMKLPKEVAQELADTAKKLVAPGKGILAADESTQTIKKRFDNIKIDNTVENRASYRDLLFGTKGLGKFISGAILFEETLFQKNEAGVPLVNLLHDQNIIPGIKVDKGLVAIPCTDDEKSTQGLDGLAERCKEYYKAGARFAKWRAVLVIDPAKGKPTDLSIQEVSWGLARYAAICQQNKLVPIVEPEILADGAHTIEVCAAVTQKVLASVFKALHDNGVLLEGALLKPNMVTAGYDCPEKTKTEDIGFFTVRTLSRTVPPALPGVVFLSGGQSEEDASVNLNSMNVLGPHPWALTFSYGRALQASVLSTWQGKKENAAKAQEVLLQRAEANSLATYGKYKGGAGGSTAGASLYEKKYVY; the protein is encoded by the exons ATG gTTGCATGCttagaatataaaaatacccCTATGAAACTTCCAAAGGAGGTTGCCCAAGAACTTGCTGACACAGCTAAGAAACTTGTAGCACCAGGAAAGGGAATTTTAGCCGCAGATGAATCAACACAAACAATTAAGAAAAGATtcgataatataaaaatcgaTAATACCGTTGAAAATAGAGCTAGCTATAGAGATTTGTTATTTGGAACTAAAGGATTAggaaaatttatttcaggagcaattttatttgaagaAACTTTATTCCAAAAGAATGAAGCTGGTGTACCATTAGTAAACTTATTACAtgatcaaaatataataccaGGAATTAAAGTTGACAAAGGTTTAGTTGCTATCCCATGTACTGATGATGAAAAATCAACCCAAGGTTTAGATGGATTAGCAGAAAGGTGCAAAGAATACTATAAAGCTGGTGCAAGGTTTGCAAAATGGAGAGCAGTTTTAGTAATTGACCCAGCTAAAGGCAAACCAACCGATTTATCTATCCAAGAAGTATCATGGGGATTAGCTAGATATGCAGCTATATGCCAACAAAATAAGCTTGTTCCAATTGTTGAACCCGAAATTTTGGCTGATGGAGCCCACACAATTGAAGTATGCGCAGCTGTTACACAAAAAGTTTTAGCTAGCGTATTTAAAGCTTTACATGATAATGGTGTATTATTAGAAGGAGCTTTATTAAAACCAAATATGGTAACAGCTGGATATGACTGCCCTGAAAAAACCAAAACCGAAGATATTGGTTTCTTCACAGTAAGAACTTTAAGTAGAACAGTACCACCAGCTTTACCCGGAgttgtatttttatcagGAGGTCAATCAGAAGAAGATGCATCAGTCAATTTAAATTCTATGAATGTATTAGGTCCCCACCCATGGGCACTAACCTTTTCATATGGTAGAGCTTTACAAGCATCTGTATTAAGCACCTGGCAAGGAAAGAAAGAAAATGCTGCTAAAGCACAAGAAGTTTTATTACAAAGAGCTGAAGCAAATTCATTGGCAACATACGGAAAATATAAGGGAGGAGCAGGAGGAAGCACTGCTGGTGCCTCATTATATGAAAAGAAATATGTTTACTAA
- a CDS encoding histidine--tRNA ligase, putative, whose protein sequence is MSINVYKNKVFNTKDVVEVSINNRVLKLEPSSFKDCFYKLNENRKSIEDLEKIYNTYSISEKWEVENEKIMDSEKEEKTGISNNVNHLEYDIVELKCLYFFFLINILRFKNTLDLNLIRNVCNSINSMQVSNTNSKIVYLKNNNSLYSEILKNFLIENIQKSGKSEYNINDFNTFVNKNIERTSLMFLNFYRITSSCKYLTCCLCNILELFNINTDVLFKNSFNNNINNSNIQSINNLISKIKWMLHDSKIDKDKEISKNFGPNLLLFLYTQSKLGDDGEYFLNTINHNFKNFIEKSNYDSVEDLNSISSYVNLLCKNFNQNFKEHIKNVISIVSKILPLYAEKMSKFILTNECIDNAHESLKGPPFSGITFASNVDVNNSKKFLTELYESEYLKSIENNIANIDGLSELEALKKLYIIFNDVLILLTDICINMNIMYDIKSYNKALSQVLKNKKVSSCVYNIGAGCLEFKNFLYSIVSETYDTPEIKKENKLLGDKLFFMLRKNFSAYKYNKEISEILMQKNINFNLKVPKGTKDFTGEDMQLRNIFFDFIKNKFLIHGGVEIDTPVFELKETLIDKYGEDSKLIFDLKDQGGESLSLRYDLTVPLYRFFNTNNLNALKRFHIGKVYRRDEPSMSKGRFREFYQCDFDIVGKYDTLKADFHILHIFWDILTNLKNVIGNFICKINHRKILEFMLLSSNIHKDKVKTVSSSIDKLDKITFQQFRDELLNEKGISVDSVDKIETYISKTLSLSPFLVIEFLRNDLNESSFDENYKKDINDVINHLEQIFELLKHFNMLNQFSFDLSLARGLDYYTGIIFEFVLLSDTSLGSIGAGGRYDYLIRNKRKEYIPSVGASIGIERIITIAEEVVRKKMAQLLCSENSASGDNASSNANDKSKLNLKDNAVEVLICNTNKNAFKQTIELCKKLWEENIATEFVYFNDQRLQKQFSYALEKQIPLVIIIGDEIERGVIKLRELTLDKSKSVGDKEIKLSECVQEVKNYFNCNLAWKQNIMNILFGTTK, encoded by the coding sequence atgagtataaatgtttataaaaataaagtgtTTAACACAAAGGATGTGGTTGAAGTCAGTATTAACAATCGAGTATTGAAGTTAGAGCCATCGAGCTTTAAGGATTGTTTTTACAAACTAAATGAAAATAGGAAAAGTATTGAAgatttggaaaaaatatataatacatatagtATAAGTGAAAAATGGGAagtagaaaatgaaaaaataatggatTCAGAGAAAGAGGAAAAAACTGGGATTAGTAATAATGTAAATCATTTAGAATATGACATTGTTGAATTAAagtgtttatattttttttttctaataaatatattaagatttaaaaatactttAGACCTAAACTTGATACGAAATGTTTGTAACAGTATTAACAGTATGCAAGTTTCAAATACCAATagtaaaattgtttatcttaaaaataataactcTTTATATAgtgaaatattaaaaaattttttaattgaaaatatacaGAAAAGTGGTAAATcagaatataatataaatgattttaatacatttgtaaataaaaatattgaaagaACAAGcttaatgtttttaaatttttatagaatAACTTCTTcttgtaaatatttaacatgttgtttatgtaatattttGGAGTTAttcaatataaatacagatgtattatttaaaaattcatttaataataatattaataatagtaatattcaatcaataaataatttgatatcaaaaataaaatggatgTTACATGATTCTAAAATAGATAAAGATAAAGAAATTTCTAAAAATTTTGGTcctaatttattattatttttatatacacaaaGTAAATTAGGTGATGATggagaatattttttaaatacaataaatcataactttaaaaattttatagaaaaatcAAATTATGATTCTGTAGAGGATTTAAATTCAATTAGTTCTTATGTTAATCTTCtttgtaaaaattttaatcaaaattttaaggaacatattaaaaatgtgatAAGTATTGTTTCCAAAATTTTGCCTTTATATGCTGAAAAAATGtctaaatttattttaacaaATGAATGTATTGATAATGCGCATGAGAGTTTAAAGGGGCCACCATTTAGTGGGATCACTTTTGCATCTAATGTAGatgtaaataattcaaaaaaatttctaactgaattatatgaaagtgaatatttaaaaagtattgaaaataatattgcaAATATAGATGGATTATCTGAATTGGAAGCGTTAAAAAAGCtttacattatatttaatgatgtgttaattttgttaaccgatatatgtataaatatgaacataATGTATGATATAAAATCTTATAATAAAGCATTATCACAGGTTCTGAAGAATAAAAAGGTTTCAAGTTGTGTGTATAATATAGGTGCTGGATGTCTTgagtttaaaaattttctttacTCAATTGTTAGTGAAACATATGATACGCcagaaattaaaaaagagaaCAAACTATTGGGTGATAagcttttttttatgttacgtaaaaatttttcagcatataaatataataaagaaatatctgaaatattaatgcaaaagaatataaactTTAATTTAAAGGTTCCAAAAGGAACAAAAGATTTTACAGGAGAAGATATGCaattaagaaatatattttttgattttataaaGAATAAGTTTTTAATACATGGGGGAGTTGAAATTGATACACCAGTATttgaattaaaagaaaCACTAATTGATAAATATGGAGAAGattcaaaattaatatttgatTTAAAAGATCAAGGAGGTGAAAGTTTATCATTAAGATATGATTTAACTGTACCATTATAtagattttttaatactaaCAATTTAAATGCACTTAAAAGATTTCATATAGGTAAAGTATATAGAAGAGATGAACCAAGTATGAGTAAAGGACGATTTAGAGAATTTTATCAATGTGATTTTGATATAGTTGGAAAATATGATACATTAAAAGCtgattttcatatattacatatattttgggatatattaacaaatttaaaaaatgtgattggtaattttatttgcaaAATTAATCATAGAAAAATTTTAGAGTTTATGTTGTTATCTtcaaatatacataaagaTAAAGTAAAAACAGTTTCTAGTAGTATAGATAAGTTAGATAAAATAACTTTTCAACAATTTAGAgatgaattattaaatgaaaaaggtATATCTGTTGATTCAGTAGATAAAATTGAGACCTATATTTCGAAAACATTAAGTTTATCTCCATTTTTAGTTATTGAGTTTTTAAGAAATGATTTAAATGAATCAAGTTttgatgaaaattataaaaaagacaTTAATGATGTTATAAATCATTTAGAACAAATTTTTGAATTActtaaacattttaatatgcTAAATCAATTTTCTTTTGATTTATCATTAGCTAGAGGTTTAGATTATTATACTGGTATAATATTTGAGTTTGTTCTTTTGTCTGATACGAGTTTAGGTAGTATAGGAGCAGGAGGAAGATATGATTATTTGATtcgaaataaaagaaaagaatatattcCATCAGTTGGTGCATCTATAGGAATAGAACGAATTATTACTATAGCTGAAGAGGTagtaagaaaaaaaatggcaCAACTTTTATGTTCTGAAAATAGTGCAAGTGGTGATAATGCATCAAGCAATGCAAATGATAAATCGAAATTGaatttaaaagataatGCCGTTGAAGTACTTATATGTAatactaataaaaatgcattTAAGCAAACTATtgaattatgtaaaaaattatgggaggaaaatatagcaactgaatttgtatattttaatgatCAAAGATTACAAAAGCAATTTAGCTATGCCTTGGAAAAACAAATACCACttgttattataatagGGGATGAAATTGAAAGAGGGGTTATCAAATTAAGAGAGCTGACTTTAGATAAATCAAAATCTGTTGGTGACAAAGAAATTAAACTCTCTGAGTGTGTTCAAGaagttaaaaattattttaattgcAATTTGGCATGGAAGCAAAACATTATGAACATTTTATTTGGAACTACCAAATGA